In Vigna unguiculata cultivar IT97K-499-35 chromosome 3, ASM411807v1, whole genome shotgun sequence, a single genomic region encodes these proteins:
- the LOC114178287 gene encoding peroxidase 73-like, whose protein sequence is MGRLNLILVWSLSLTLSLYNLHPTSAQLSPNHYANVCPNLESIVRQVVNTKFQQTFVTVPATLRLFFHDCFVQGCDASVLVASTGNNQAEKDHPDNLSLAGDGFDTVIKAKAAVDAVPQCRNKVSCADILALATRDVIVLSGGPSYTVELGRFDGLVSRASDVNGRLPQPTFNLNQLNSLFAANGLTQTDMIALSGAHTLGFSHCSKFANRIYSFNGQTPVDPSLNKQYATQLQQMCPRNVDPRIAINMDPTTPRRFDNVYYQNLQQGKGLFTSDQILFTDQRSRNTVNSFASNANVFNSNFIAAMTKLGRVGVKTARNGKIRTDCSVL, encoded by the exons ATGGGTCGGCTTAATCTCATACTTGTGTGGTCGCTCTCATTAACACTGTCCCTTTATAATCTACATCCAACCTCTGCTCAGCTTAGTCCAAACCACTATGCTAATGTATGCCCCAATCTCGAAAGCATCGTTAGACAAGTAGTTAACACCAAGTTCCAGCAAACCTTTGTCACTGTTCCAGCCACCCTTCGTCTCTTCTTTCACGATTGCTTTGTCCAG GGTTGCGATGCCTCGGTTTTGGTGGCATCTACCGGGAACAACCAAGCGGAGAAGGATCACCCAGACAATCTTTCATTGGCAGGTGATGGATTTGACACAGTGATCAAAGCAAAAGCTGCAGTAGATGCTGTCCCTCAGTGCAGGAACAAAGTCTCGTGTGCTGATATTTTGGCCTTGGCTACCCGTGATGTTATCGTACTG TCTGGTGGACCTTCGTATACCGTTGAATTGGGACGGTTTGATGGGTTAGTTTCAAGAGCTTCTGATGTAAATGGAAGGCTTCCGCAGCCAACATTCAATTTGAACCAGCTCAACTCCCTTTTTGCTGCAAATGGACTCACCCAAACTGATATGATTGCTCTCTCAG GTGCACACACCCTTGGATTCTCCCACTGCAGCAAGTTCGCGAATAGAATATATAGCTTCAATGGCCAAACCCCAGTGGACCCATCATTGAACAAGCAATACGCAACCCAATTGCAACAAATGTGCCCAAGGAACGTGGATCCAAGGATTGCCATTAACATGGACCCAACCACTCCCCGAAGATTCGATAATGTTTATTACCAAAATCTCCAACAAGGAAAGGGCCTCTTCACCTCGGACCAAATCCTCTTCACTGACCAAAGGTCCAGGAACACCGTTAATTCCTTTGCTTCAAATGCTAACGTTTTCAACTCTAACTTCATTGCTGCTATGACCAAACTGGGTCGTGTTGGAGTCAAGACAGCAAGAAATGGCAAAATCCGTACGGATTGTTCTGTGCTTTAA
- the LOC114175610 gene encoding uncharacterized protein LOC114175610, translating into MPAVRCLIPQDTVEQKLHIERKLGSVKARKYFDLLQRFLSLRISKSEFDRTCIATIGRENIPLHNHLLKSILRRACISKTIGLRESKIESSLTVKTSNGCSNLQFLCKDFPQSPRKGRTPNLRDRRYRDRPSPLGPHGKNNIGCEDSAPKTHEQQSIVDLQSPGSRLALSVEDEEEVDQDSEIMNLYKRGPIEAPLGIPAYNRRPQKYLSQGLSLGTLSDTCQSIGQLPDTSSLTKRLEQKLETEGCKISIDASNLLNNALDLYLKRLIKPCLDLAASKSVNKFSASIQPGLKELPMRRGVQKPFGSASVSLSDFRTAVELNPTLLGKDWPLNLEKICLRESEE; encoded by the coding sequence ATGCCAGCGGTGCGGTGTTTGATTCCCCAAGACACCGTAGAGCAGAAATTACATATAGAAAGAAAGCTTGGTAGCGTCAAAGCACGCAAGTATTTTGATCTGCTGCAGAGATTTTTGAGTCTTAGAATTAGCAAGAGTGAATTTGATAGGACCTGCATAGCAACTATTGGGAGAGAAaatatccctcttcataatcatTTGCTCAAGTCAATCCTGAGAAGAGCATGTATCTCCAAGACAATTGGGTTAAGAGAAAGCAAAATAGAAAGTTCTTTGACCGTGAAAACGTCAAATGGGTGTAGCAATCTTCAATTTCTGTGCAAGGACTTCCCACAATCTCCTCGAAAAGGCAGGACTCCAAATTTGCGTGATCGCAGATACAGGGACCGTCCCAGCCCTCTTGGCCCTCATGGAAAGAACAACATTGGATGTGAGGATTCTGCCCCAAAAACTCATGAGCAGCAGAGCATTGTCGATCTACAGTCCCCAGGGAGTAGACTTGCTCTTTCAGTGGAAGATGAGGAGGAAGTTGATCAAGACTCTGAAATTATGAACCTTTACAAAAGAGGTCCTATTGAAGCACCTCTGGGTATTCCTGCTTACAACAGAAGACCGCAAAAGTATTTATCCCAAGGATTATCGCTTGGTACTTTAAGTGATACCTGTCAAAGCATTGGTCAGTTACCAGATACATCTTCTTTAACCAAAAGGTTGGAACAGAAATTGGAAACAGAAGGATGTAAGATTTCGATAGATGCATCCAACTTGTTAAATAATGCACTTGATCTCTATCTCAAAAGATTGATAAAGCCCTGTTTGGATTTAGCTGCTTCAAAATCTGTAAATAAGTTCAGTGCTTCAATCCAACCTGGTTTAAAGGAGCTACCAATGAGAAGGGGTGTGCAAAAGCCATTTGGGTCTGCTTCTGTATCTCTATCTGACTTTAGAACAGCAGTAGAGTTGAATCCTACTCTGCTAGGGAAAGATTGGCCTCTAAATTTAGAGAAGATTTGCCTACGTGAATCAGAGGAATGA